A portion of the Bombus pascuorum chromosome 8, iyBomPasc1.1, whole genome shotgun sequence genome contains these proteins:
- the LOC132909431 gene encoding cell adhesion molecule Dscam2 isoform X14 gives MWRDPPGGGCNIPTYLTTMLLLALLALTNVACAEDESMGPVFVKEPPNRVDFSNGTGAVVECQARGNPQPDIIWVRADGSAVGDVPGLRQVLPNGNLVFPPFRAEDYRQEVHAQVYSCLARSPAGSVHSRDVNVRAVVQQFYETRVIDEFVLRGNTATLKCLVPSFVADFVDVIEWLAVEDGSTYSANSQEEKDGKYLVLPSGELHIRDVGPEDGYKTYQCRTKHRLTGETRLSATKGRLVITEPVGFKSPIFSSDDSLSKYARRKGTSVVLACSAQGFPVPTTRWYKFIEGSSRRQPVQLNERVRQVSGTLIIREARVEDSGKYLCIVNNSVGGESVETVLTVTAPLAAEIEPNTQTIDFGRPATFTCNVRGNPIKTISWLKDGKPLGLEEPVLRIDSVKKEDKGMYQCFVRNDQESAQATAELKLGGRFEPPQIRQAFAEETLQPGPSMFLKCVASGNPTPEITWELDGKRLSNTERLQVGQYVTVNGDVVSHLNISSIHTNDGGLYKCIAASKVGSAEHSARLNVYGLPFIRHMDKKAIVAGETLRVTCPVAGYPIESIVWERDTRVLPINRKQKVFPNGTLIIENVERMSDQATYTCVARNAQGYSARGTLEVQVMVGPQLAPFTFGDEAANAGDMATVQCAVIKGDLPVKIVWSLNGRSIDVGRVSGDHSYDIPDIVVTRSSKRISTLTIDSVAARHAGDYSCTAINAAGSATHTSVLSVNVPPRWILEPTDKAFAQGSDARVECKADGFPKPQVTWKKAAGDTPGDYTDLKLSNPDISVEDGTLSINNIQKTNEGYYLCEAVNGIGAGLSAVIFISVQAPPHFEIKLKNQTARRGEPAVLQCEAQGEKPIGILWNMNNKRLDPKSDSRYTIREEILANGVLSDLSIKRTERSDSALFTCVATNAFGSDDTSINMIVQEVPEVPYGLKVLDKSGRSVQLSWAAPYDGNSPIKRYVIEYKISKGSWETDIDRVLVPGSQQNVAGVFNLRPATTYHLRIVAENEIGASDPSDTVTIITAEEAPSGPPTSVRVDALDQHTLKVTWKPPPREDWNGEILGYYVGYKLSSSSDYIYETVDFSKEDGKEHHLQIMNLKTYTQYSVVVQAFNKVGSGPMSEERRQHTAEGVPEQPPHDTTCTTLTSQTIRVSWMSPPLSAANGVITGYKVIYGPSDTWYDENTKDTKITSSSETILHGLKKYTNYTMQVLAFTSGGDGVKSAPIHCQTEQDAPEAPIAIKALVMSAESILVSWRPPSQPNGVITQYIVYTKADNAEEPTSQKVPPNQLTHEASGLDKQRRYDFWVTASTNIGEGEASKIVALAPSVRVPAKIASFDDKFTATYKEDVKLPCLAVGVPAPEVTWKVRGAVLQSSDRLRQLPEGSLFIKEVDRTDAGEYSCYVENSFGHDTVTHQLIVHAPPHSPQVTLTATTTNSLTMKLRPHPADNAPIHGYTIHYKPEFGDWETAQISSTAQKYTLENLWCGSRYQIYVTAYNGIGTGDPSDMLNTRTKGSKPIIPEAARFIEVSTNSITLHLSAWSDGGCPMLYFVVEHKKKHQQEWNQVSNNVKPGGNFVVLDLDPASWYHLRVTAHNNAGFAVAEYEFATLTVTGGTIAPPVRNSGNDNTDVRRYFPWLPSWLDVNVVVPVGATVIVIIVGIVVICVALSRRTRGPEQTRLRGISSADEKYYEGQYDVVYQQTGVGGATLDKRRPDLRDELGYIAPPNRKLPPVPGSNYNTCDRIKRGTVISGTGSIRSHSTWDPRRHMYEELNHCAPNRRCPPPPRMGSAEALSHRGMEDEICPYATFHLLGFREEMDPSKAMQFQTFPHPGNGHSGTMGPPVGHPTNASAHSRSGSQSMPRQNGRYSRVPSQGGGSGTHNVFSPEYDDPANCAPEEDQYGSQYGQYGAPYDHYGSRGSVGRRSVGSARNIPVSGSPEPPPPPPRNHDQNNSSFNDSKESNEISEAECDRDQLVNRNYGVNARGKDGMTTEEMRKLIERNEAPSRQTGAGHGGHGGLLTPYDTVAV, from the exons ATGGAAAATACCTGGTACTGCCTTCTGGAGAACTTCACATTCGCGATGTCGGACCCGAAGACGGATACAAGACCTATCAATGCCGCACCAAGCATAGACTCACCGGAGAAACAAGATTATCTGCCACCAAGGGACGTCTCGTCATTACCG AACCGGTTGGATTCAAGTCGCCGATCTTCTCCAGCGATGATAGTCTGAGTAAATACGCGAGGCGCAAGGGCACGAGCGTGGTGCTCGCGTGCAGCGCTCAGGGATTCCCAGTGCCAACAACCAG ATGGTACAAGTTCATCGAAGGCTCCTCTCGTCGTCAACCTGTCCAACTCAATGAGCGCGTTCGTCAAGTTAGCGGAACACTGATCATTCGTGAGGCTCGTGTCGAAGATTCTGGCAAATATCTGTGCATCGTGAACAACTCCGTCGGCGGTGAAAGCGTGGAGACCGTGTTGACTGTAACAGCACCATTGGCAGCGGAAATCGAACCTAACACACAGACTATCGACTTTGGAAGACCAGCTACTTTCACGTGCAACGTCAGAGGAAATCCGATCAAGACTATCTCCTGGCTGAAGGATGGCAAACCCCTTGGACTGGAAGAACCCGTGCTCAGAATCGACAGCGTCAAGAAGGAGGATAAGGGAATGTACCAATGTTTTGTTAGAAACGATCAAGAAAGCGCTCAGGCAACCGCTGAACTGAAACTTGGTGGACGAT TCGAACCCCCGCAGATTCGCCAGGCCTTCGCCGAGGAGACTCTTCAACCTGGACCCAGCATGTTCCTCAAGTGTGTCGCCAGCGGAAACCCAACTCCTGAGATCACCTGGGAACTCGATGGCAAACGGCTATCCAACACTGAGAGGCTTCAAGTAGGACAATACGTTACGGTGAACGGCGACGTGGTTTCTCATTTGAACATCTCCAGCATTCATACAAACGACGGTGGACTCTACAAATGCATTGCCGCTTCAAAG GTTGGATCCGCTGAACATTCTGCGCGTCTTAATGTCTATGGTCTGCCCTTCATTCGTCACATGGACAAAAAGGCTATCGTTGCTGGTGAAACTCTTCGCGTGACCTGTCCAGTAGCCGGATATCCGATCGAAAGCATCGTATGGGAGAGAGACACCAGAGTTTTGCCGATCAACAGGAAACAGAAGGTCTTCCCTAATGGCACGCTTATCATTGAGAACGTCGAGAGAATGAGCGATCAGGCTACTTACACCTGTGTTGCACGCAACGCTCAAGGCTACAGCGCAAGGGGAACATTGGAAGTTCAAGTTATGG TAGGACCGCAGTTAGCGCCGTTCACGTTCGGTGACGAGGCTGCCAACGCGGGAGATATGGCCACCGTTCAGTGCGCCGTGATCAAAGGCGATTTGCCGGTGAAGATCGTGTGGTCACTGAACGGTAGGTCTATCGATGTCGGACGCGTGTCCGGTGACCACAGTTACGACATTCCTGACATCGTCGTGACCAGAAGTAGTAAACGGATCAGCACCCTGACGATAGACTCGGTAGCCGCAAGACATGCGGGCGACTACTCGTGCACCGCGATCAACGCAGCCGGATCCGCTACGCACACGTCGGTTCTGTCAGTGAACG TACCTCCCCGCTGGATTCTGGAACCCACCGATAAGGCATTTGCTCAAGGCTCTGATGCACGTGTTGAATGTAAAGCTGATGGTTTCCCCAAGCCCCAAGTCACATGGAAGAAAGCTGCTG gAGATACACCGGGCGATTATACCGACTTGAAACTGAGCAACCCAGATATCAGCGTTGAGGATGGAACTCTgtcaattaataatattcagaaGACGAACGAAGGCTACTATCTGTGCGAGGCTGTAAATGGAATTGGCGCAGGACTTTCGGCTGTTATCTTCATCTCCGTTCAGG CACCACCCCACTTTGAGATCAAACTGAAGAACCAGACAGCACGACGTGGAGAACCTGCTGTACTGCAATGCGAGGCTCAAGGCGAAAAACCAATTGGTATTTTATGGAACATGAACAACAAGAGACTGGACCCGAAGAGCGATTCTCGTTACACCATCCGCGAAGAGATTTTGGCTAACGGTGTACTGTCTGATCTGAGCATCAAGAGAACTGAGAGAAGCGACTCTGCCCTTTTCACCTGCGTTGCCACCAATGCCTTTGGAAGCGATGACACCAGCATCAACATGATTGTACAAG AGGTTCCTGAAGTACCATACGGCTTGAAGGTATTAGACAAATCCGGACGATCGGTTCAATTATCCTGGGCAGCACCATACGACGGAAACAGCCCCATAAAACGCTATGTCATTGAATACAAAATCAGCAAAGGCTCTTGGGAAACTGACATTGACAGAGTACTGGTACCCGGATCGCAACAGAACGTAGCTGGCGTTTTCAACCTGAGACCTGCCACCACATATCACCTGAGAATTGTTGCTGAGAATGAAATTGGTGCATCCGACCCGTCTGATACTGTTACAATTATCACTGCCGAAGAAGCTCCTAGCGGACCACCAACCTCTGTTCGCGTTGACGCTCTTGACCAGCACACTCTTAAG GTAACATGGAAACCACCCCCACGCGAAGACTGGAACGGTGAGATTCTTGGATACTACGTTGGCTACAAACTCTCTTCCTCCTCTGACTACATTTACGAAACCGTTGACTTCTCGAAGGAAGATGGAAAGGAACACCACTTGCAAATCATGAATCTGAAGACCTATACTCAATACAGCGTTGTTGTTCAAGCGTTTAACAAAGTTGGATCGGGACCAATGAGCGAGGAACGAAGACAACACACCGCCGAAGGAGTACCTGAACAACCCCCTCATGACACTACTTGCACCACCTTGACTTCCCAGACTATCAGAGTTTCCTGGATGTCACCGCCTCTTAGCGCCGCCAATGGAGTCATCACCGGATACAAG GTTATTTACGGACCATCTGACACCTGGTACGATGAGAACACCAAGGACACCAAGATCACCTCCTCCAGCGAGACCATCTTACACGGACTGAAGAAATACACCAACTACACTATGCAGGTTCTGGCTTTTACTTCTGGCGGCGATGGAGTTAAATCTGCACCTATTCACTGCCAAACGGAACAAGACG CTCCTGAAGCACCTATCGCGATCAAGGCTCTGGTTATGTCAGCTGAATCGATTCTTGTCTCGTGGCGCCCACCAAGCCAACCGAATGGAGTTATCACCCAGTATATCGTTTACACCAAGGCAGACAACGCAGAGGAACCAACTAGCCAGAAAGTACCACCGAATCAACTGACTCACGAGGCATCTGGATTGGACAAACAACGTAGATATGACTTCTGGGTAACTGCTAGTACCAACATTGGCGAAGGAGAGGCTTCAAAGATCGTGGCATTGGCACCAAGCGTTCGAG TACCGGCAAAGATCGCATCGTTTGACGACAAATTCACTGCTACCTACAAGGAAGATGTTAAATTACCCTGCCTGGCTGTCGGAGTACCTGCACCGGAAGTTACATGGAAAGTACGTGGCGCCGTTCTTCAATCTAGCGACAGACTGCGACAACTGCCCGAGGGATCTCTGTTCATCAAGGAAGTCGATCGCACCGATGCTGGAGAATACTCTTGTTATGTTGAGAACTCGTTTGGCCATGATACCGTTACTCACCAACTGATCGTTCACG CTCCCCCACACTCACCGCAAGTTACTCTTACTGCTACGACCACCAACTCGTTGACGATGAAACTGAGACCTCACCCTGCCGATAATGCTCCGATCCATGGATACACGATTCACTACAAACCAGAATTCGGCGATTGGGAAACTGCACAAATTAGCTCTACTGCTCAGAAATATACTCTTGAAAATCTGTGGTGTGGCTCAAGATACCAGATTTACGTTACTGCATATAACGG AATTGGAACCGGCGATCCTTCTGACATGCTCAACACACGTACCAAGGGCTCGAAACCGATTATTCCTGAAGCGGCTAGATTCATCGAAGTTTCCACGAATAGCATCACCCTTCATCTGAGCGCCTGGTCCGACGGTGGCTGCCCAATGCTCTACTTCGTCGTCGAACATAAGAAGAA GCACCAACAGGAATGGAATCAAGTCTCGAACAATGTGAAACCCGGTGGAAACTTTGTCGTTTTGGATTTGGACCCTGCTAGCTGGTATCACTTGCGCGTTACTGCTCACAATAATGCTGGTTTCGCTGTAGCCGAGTATGAATTCGCGACACTGACCGTAACCGGAG GTACGATCGCACCCCCTGTACGCAATAGTGGCAACGACAACACGGATGTCAGGCGTTATTTCCCCTGGTTACCTAGCTGGCTCGACGTGAACGTTGTGGTACCGGTGGGAGCTACGGTTATTGTGATTATTGTAGGCATAGTTGTGATTTGCGTCGCGCTGTCTAGGAGAACTCGAGGTCCGGAACAAACACGGCTGCGAGGTATCTCATCAGCCGACGAGAAATATTACGAAGGACAAT ACGATGTGGTATATCAGCAAACTGGAGTTGGCGGAGCTACCCTTGACAAACGCAGGCCCGATCTTCGTGACGAACTTGGATATATCGCCCCACCGAATCGCAAACTGCCCCCTGTTCCTGGCTCAAATTATAACACCTGCGATCGCATCAAGCGAGGTACAGTGATAA GTGGAACAGGCTCGATAAGAAGCCACTCGACGTGGGATCCCAGACGACATATGTACGAAGAATTGAATCATTGCGCACCGAATCGAAGATGTCCACCACCACCCCGTATGGGCAGTGCCGAAGCTCTCTCCCACAGAG GCATGGAGGATGAGATCTGCCCGTATGCTACCTTCCACCTTCTTGGATTCCGCGAAGAAATGGACCCCAGCAAGGCTATGCAATTCCAGACCTTCCCTCACCCTGGCAATGGACACTCTGGTACCATGGGACCACCTGTTGGACATCCTACTAACGCTTCTGCTCACAGCCGCTCTGGATCTCAGTCTATG ccACGTCAAAATGGTCGTTACTCTCGAGTTCCATCCCAAGGAGGTGGCAGCGGAACCCATAACGTCTTCTCTCCTGAATACGATGACCCGGCAAATTGCGCTCCTGAAGAAGATCAATATGGCTCTCAATACGGACAATACGGCGCTCCCTATGATCATTATGGATCTCGTGGCTCTGTTGGACGTCGCAGTGTAGGATCAGCCCGCAATATTCCCGTTTCTGGATCACCCGAACCACCCCCACCACCACCAAGGAACCACGACCAGAACAACTCCAGTTTCAACGACAGCAAAGAAAGCAACGAGATCAGCGAAGCAGAGTGTGATCGCGACCAACTTGTGAACCGCAACTACGGCG tGAATGCTCGCGGCAAGGACGGCATGACCACCGAGGAGATGCGTAAACTCATAGAGAG AAACGAAGCCCCCAGCCGGCAAACCGGCGCCGGCCACGGCGGTCACGGGGGACTCCTCACACCCTACGATACTGTGGCAGTGTAA
- the LOC132909431 gene encoding cell adhesion molecule Dscam2 isoform X38, with protein MWRDPPGGGCNIPTYLTTMLLLALLALTNVACAEDESMGPVFVKEPPNRVDFSNGTGAVVECQARGNPQPDIIWVRADGSAVGDVPGLRQVLPNGNLVFPPFRAEDYRQEVHAQVYSCLARSPAGSVHSRDVNVRAVVTQYYEAEVVSEYVIRGNAAIVKCTIPSFVAEFVSVDSWVGSDGSTFRPTNDYDGKYLVLPSGELHIRDVGPEDGYKTYQCRTKHRLTGETRLSATKGRLVITEPAGRVSPKFPKSAKSDSFEMANGAELSLLCDAQAFPAPTFRWYKFIEGSSRRQPVQLNERVRQVSGTLIIREARVEDSGKYLCIVNNSVGGESVETVLTVTAPLAAEIEPNTQTIDFGRPATFTCNVRGNPIKTISWLKDGKPLGLEEPVLRIDSVKKEDKGMYQCFVRNDQESAQATAELKLGGRFEPPQIRQAFAEETLQPGPSMFLKCVASGNPTPEITWELDGKRLSNTERLQVGQYVTVNGDVVSHLNISSIHTNDGGLYKCIAASKVGSAEHSARLNVYGLPFIRHMDKKAIVAGETLRVTCPVAGYPIESIVWERDTRVLPINRKQKVFPNGTLIIENVERMSDQATYTCVARNAQGYSARGTLEVQVMVAPQIAPFVITEEPANWGDSISVVCAILKGDLPIEITWALNGEPIGRDRSDINILATTRKNSILSIESVAARHAGEYTCSASNKAGATSHSATLAVNVPPRWILEPTDKAFAQGSDARVECKADGFPKPQVTWKKAAGDTPGDYTDLKLSNPDISVEDGTLSINNIQKTNEGYYLCEAVNGIGAGLSAVIFISVQAPPHFEIKLKNQTARRGEPAVLQCEAQGEKPIGILWNMNNKRLDPKSDSRYTIREEILANGVLSDLSIKRTERSDSALFTCVATNAFGSDDTSINMIVQEVPEVPYGLKVLDKSGRSVQLSWAAPYDGNSPIKRYVIEYKISKGSWETDIDRVLVPGSQQNVAGVFNLRPATTYHLRIVAENEIGASDPSDTVTIITAEEAPSGPPTSVRVDALDQHTLKVTWKPPPREDWNGEILGYYVGYKLSSSSDYIYETVDFSKEDGKEHHLQIMNLKTYTQYSVVVQAFNKVGSGPMSEERRQHTAEGVPEQPPHDTTCTTLTSQTIRVSWMSPPLSAANGVITGYKVIYGPSDTWYDENTKDTKITSSSETILHGLKKYTNYTMQVLAFTSGGDGVKSAPIHCQTEQDAPEAPIAIKALVMSAESILVSWRPPSQPNGVITQYIVYTKADNAEEPTSQKVPPNQLTHEASGLDKQRRYDFWVTASTNIGEGEASKIVALAPSVRVPAKIASFDDKFTATYKEDVKLPCLAVGVPAPEVTWKVRGAVLQSSDRLRQLPEGSLFIKEVDRTDAGEYSCYVENSFGHDTVTHQLIVHAPPHSPQVTLTATTTNSLTMKLRPHPADNAPIHGYTIHYKPEFGDWETAQISSTAQKYTLENLWCGSRYQIYVTAYNGIGTGDPSDMLNTRTKGSKPIIPEAARFIEVSTNSITLHLSAWSDGGCPMLYFVVEHKKKHQQEWNQVSNNVKPGGNFVVLDLDPASWYHLRVTAHNNAGFAVAEYEFATLTVTGGTIAPPVRNSGNDNTDVRRYFPWLPSWLDVNVVVPVGATVIVIIVGIVVICVALSRRTRGPEQTRLRGISSADEKYYEGQYDVVYQQTGVGGATLDKRRPDLRDELGYIAPPNRKLPPVPGSNYNTCDRIKRGGTGSIRSHSTWDPRRHMYEELNHCAPNRRCPPPPRMGSAEALSHRGMEDEICPYATFHLLGFREEMDPSKAMQFQTFPHPGNGHSGTMGPPVGHPTNASAHSRSGSQSMPRQNGRYSRVPSQGGGSGTHNVFSPEYDDPANCAPEEDQYGSQYGQYGAPYDHYGSRGSVGRRSVGSARNIPVSGSPEPPPPPPRNHDQNNSSFNDSKESNEISEAECDRDQLVNRNYGVNARGKDGMTTEEMRKLIERNEAPSRQTGAGHGGHGGLLTPYDTVAV; from the exons ATGGAAAATACCTGGTACTGCCTTCTGGAGAACTTCACATTCGCGATGTCGGACCCGAAGACGGATACAAGACCTATCAATGCCGCACCAAGCATAGACTCACCGGAGAAACAAGATTATCTGCCACCAAGGGACGTCTCGTCATTACCG AGCCGGCAGGTCGGGTGTCACCAAAATTCCCGAAATCAGCAAAATCCGACTCGTTCGAGATGGCGAATGGTGCTGAGCTCAGTTTACTATGCGACGCCCAGGCATTCCCTGCTCCCACGTTTAG ATGGTACAAGTTCATCGAAGGCTCCTCTCGTCGTCAACCTGTCCAACTCAATGAGCGCGTTCGTCAAGTTAGCGGAACACTGATCATTCGTGAGGCTCGTGTCGAAGATTCTGGCAAATATCTGTGCATCGTGAACAACTCCGTCGGCGGTGAAAGCGTGGAGACCGTGTTGACTGTAACAGCACCATTGGCAGCGGAAATCGAACCTAACACACAGACTATCGACTTTGGAAGACCAGCTACTTTCACGTGCAACGTCAGAGGAAATCCGATCAAGACTATCTCCTGGCTGAAGGATGGCAAACCCCTTGGACTGGAAGAACCCGTGCTCAGAATCGACAGCGTCAAGAAGGAGGATAAGGGAATGTACCAATGTTTTGTTAGAAACGATCAAGAAAGCGCTCAGGCAACCGCTGAACTGAAACTTGGTGGACGAT TCGAACCCCCGCAGATTCGCCAGGCCTTCGCCGAGGAGACTCTTCAACCTGGACCCAGCATGTTCCTCAAGTGTGTCGCCAGCGGAAACCCAACTCCTGAGATCACCTGGGAACTCGATGGCAAACGGCTATCCAACACTGAGAGGCTTCAAGTAGGACAATACGTTACGGTGAACGGCGACGTGGTTTCTCATTTGAACATCTCCAGCATTCATACAAACGACGGTGGACTCTACAAATGCATTGCCGCTTCAAAG GTTGGATCCGCTGAACATTCTGCGCGTCTTAATGTCTATGGTCTGCCCTTCATTCGTCACATGGACAAAAAGGCTATCGTTGCTGGTGAAACTCTTCGCGTGACCTGTCCAGTAGCCGGATATCCGATCGAAAGCATCGTATGGGAGAGAGACACCAGAGTTTTGCCGATCAACAGGAAACAGAAGGTCTTCCCTAATGGCACGCTTATCATTGAGAACGTCGAGAGAATGAGCGATCAGGCTACTTACACCTGTGTTGCACGCAACGCTCAAGGCTACAGCGCAAGGGGAACATTGGAAGTTCAAGTTATGG TCGCACCGCAGATAGCTCCGTTCGTAATCACCGAGGAGCCGGCGAATTGGGGCGACTCGATTTCCGTGGTGTGCGCCATCCTCAAGGGTGATTTACCAATCGAGATCACGTGGGCTCTGAACGGCGAACCAATTGGCCGTGATCGTTCGGATATTAACATTCTGGCAACCACGCGAAAGAATAGCATCCTCAGCATCGAGTCCGTGGCCGCGAGACACGCGGGAGAGTACACGTGTTCGGCGTCCAACAAAGCTGGAGCGACCAGTCATTCGGCTACCCTGGCTGTCAATG TACCTCCCCGCTGGATTCTGGAACCCACCGATAAGGCATTTGCTCAAGGCTCTGATGCACGTGTTGAATGTAAAGCTGATGGTTTCCCCAAGCCCCAAGTCACATGGAAGAAAGCTGCTG gAGATACACCGGGCGATTATACCGACTTGAAACTGAGCAACCCAGATATCAGCGTTGAGGATGGAACTCTgtcaattaataatattcagaaGACGAACGAAGGCTACTATCTGTGCGAGGCTGTAAATGGAATTGGCGCAGGACTTTCGGCTGTTATCTTCATCTCCGTTCAGG CACCACCCCACTTTGAGATCAAACTGAAGAACCAGACAGCACGACGTGGAGAACCTGCTGTACTGCAATGCGAGGCTCAAGGCGAAAAACCAATTGGTATTTTATGGAACATGAACAACAAGAGACTGGACCCGAAGAGCGATTCTCGTTACACCATCCGCGAAGAGATTTTGGCTAACGGTGTACTGTCTGATCTGAGCATCAAGAGAACTGAGAGAAGCGACTCTGCCCTTTTCACCTGCGTTGCCACCAATGCCTTTGGAAGCGATGACACCAGCATCAACATGATTGTACAAG AGGTTCCTGAAGTACCATACGGCTTGAAGGTATTAGACAAATCCGGACGATCGGTTCAATTATCCTGGGCAGCACCATACGACGGAAACAGCCCCATAAAACGCTATGTCATTGAATACAAAATCAGCAAAGGCTCTTGGGAAACTGACATTGACAGAGTACTGGTACCCGGATCGCAACAGAACGTAGCTGGCGTTTTCAACCTGAGACCTGCCACCACATATCACCTGAGAATTGTTGCTGAGAATGAAATTGGTGCATCCGACCCGTCTGATACTGTTACAATTATCACTGCCGAAGAAGCTCCTAGCGGACCACCAACCTCTGTTCGCGTTGACGCTCTTGACCAGCACACTCTTAAG GTAACATGGAAACCACCCCCACGCGAAGACTGGAACGGTGAGATTCTTGGATACTACGTTGGCTACAAACTCTCTTCCTCCTCTGACTACATTTACGAAACCGTTGACTTCTCGAAGGAAGATGGAAAGGAACACCACTTGCAAATCATGAATCTGAAGACCTATACTCAATACAGCGTTGTTGTTCAAGCGTTTAACAAAGTTGGATCGGGACCAATGAGCGAGGAACGAAGACAACACACCGCCGAAGGAGTACCTGAACAACCCCCTCATGACACTACTTGCACCACCTTGACTTCCCAGACTATCAGAGTTTCCTGGATGTCACCGCCTCTTAGCGCCGCCAATGGAGTCATCACCGGATACAAG GTTATTTACGGACCATCTGACACCTGGTACGATGAGAACACCAAGGACACCAAGATCACCTCCTCCAGCGAGACCATCTTACACGGACTGAAGAAATACACCAACTACACTATGCAGGTTCTGGCTTTTACTTCTGGCGGCGATGGAGTTAAATCTGCACCTATTCACTGCCAAACGGAACAAGACG CTCCTGAAGCACCTATCGCGATCAAGGCTCTGGTTATGTCAGCTGAATCGATTCTTGTCTCGTGGCGCCCACCAAGCCAACCGAATGGAGTTATCACCCAGTATATCGTTTACACCAAGGCAGACAACGCAGAGGAACCAACTAGCCAGAAAGTACCACCGAATCAACTGACTCACGAGGCATCTGGATTGGACAAACAACGTAGATATGACTTCTGGGTAACTGCTAGTACCAACATTGGCGAAGGAGAGGCTTCAAAGATCGTGGCATTGGCACCAAGCGTTCGAG TACCGGCAAAGATCGCATCGTTTGACGACAAATTCACTGCTACCTACAAGGAAGATGTTAAATTACCCTGCCTGGCTGTCGGAGTACCTGCACCGGAAGTTACATGGAAAGTACGTGGCGCCGTTCTTCAATCTAGCGACAGACTGCGACAACTGCCCGAGGGATCTCTGTTCATCAAGGAAGTCGATCGCACCGATGCTGGAGAATACTCTTGTTATGTTGAGAACTCGTTTGGCCATGATACCGTTACTCACCAACTGATCGTTCACG CTCCCCCACACTCACCGCAAGTTACTCTTACTGCTACGACCACCAACTCGTTGACGATGAAACTGAGACCTCACCCTGCCGATAATGCTCCGATCCATGGATACACGATTCACTACAAACCAGAATTCGGCGATTGGGAAACTGCACAAATTAGCTCTACTGCTCAGAAATATACTCTTGAAAATCTGTGGTGTGGCTCAAGATACCAGATTTACGTTACTGCATATAACGG AATTGGAACCGGCGATCCTTCTGACATGCTCAACACACGTACCAAGGGCTCGAAACCGATTATTCCTGAAGCGGCTAGATTCATCGAAGTTTCCACGAATAGCATCACCCTTCATCTGAGCGCCTGGTCCGACGGTGGCTGCCCAATGCTCTACTTCGTCGTCGAACATAAGAAGAA GCACCAACAGGAATGGAATCAAGTCTCGAACAATGTGAAACCCGGTGGAAACTTTGTCGTTTTGGATTTGGACCCTGCTAGCTGGTATCACTTGCGCGTTACTGCTCACAATAATGCTGGTTTCGCTGTAGCCGAGTATGAATTCGCGACACTGACCGTAACCGGAG GTACGATCGCACCCCCTGTACGCAATAGTGGCAACGACAACACGGATGTCAGGCGTTATTTCCCCTGGTTACCTAGCTGGCTCGACGTGAACGTTGTGGTACCGGTGGGAGCTACGGTTATTGTGATTATTGTAGGCATAGTTGTGATTTGCGTCGCGCTGTCTAGGAGAACTCGAGGTCCGGAACAAACACGGCTGCGAGGTATCTCATCAGCCGACGAGAAATATTACGAAGGACAAT ACGATGTGGTATATCAGCAAACTGGAGTTGGCGGAGCTACCCTTGACAAACGCAGGCCCGATCTTCGTGACGAACTTGGATATATCGCCCCACCGAATCGCAAACTGCCCCCTGTTCCTGGCTCAAATTATAACACCTGCGATCGCATCAAGCGAG GTGGAACAGGCTCGATAAGAAGCCACTCGACGTGGGATCCCAGACGACATATGTACGAAGAATTGAATCATTGCGCACCGAATCGAAGATGTCCACCACCACCCCGTATGGGCAGTGCCGAAGCTCTCTCCCACAGAG GCATGGAGGATGAGATCTGCCCGTATGCTACCTTCCACCTTCTTGGATTCCGCGAAGAAATGGACCCCAGCAAGGCTATGCAATTCCAGACCTTCCCTCACCCTGGCAATGGACACTCTGGTACCATGGGACCACCTGTTGGACATCCTACTAACGCTTCTGCTCACAGCCGCTCTGGATCTCAGTCTATG ccACGTCAAAATGGTCGTTACTCTCGAGTTCCATCCCAAGGAGGTGGCAGCGGAACCCATAACGTCTTCTCTCCTGAATACGATGACCCGGCAAATTGCGCTCCTGAAGAAGATCAATATGGCTCTCAATACGGACAATACGGCGCTCCCTATGATCATTATGGATCTCGTGGCTCTGTTGGACGTCGCAGTGTAGGATCAGCCCGCAATATTCCCGTTTCTGGATCACCCGAACCACCCCCACCACCACCAAGGAACCACGACCAGAACAACTCCAGTTTCAACGACAGCAAAGAAAGCAACGAGATCAGCGAAGCAGAGTGTGATCGCGACCAACTTGTGAACCGCAACTACGGCG tGAATGCTCGCGGCAAGGACGGCATGACCACCGAGGAGATGCGTAAACTCATAGAGAG AAACGAAGCCCCCAGCCGGCAAACCGGCGCCGGCCACGGCGGTCACGGGGGACTCCTCACACCCTACGATACTGTGGCAGTGTAA